One part of the Musa acuminata AAA Group cultivar baxijiao chromosome BXJ1-5, Cavendish_Baxijiao_AAA, whole genome shotgun sequence genome encodes these proteins:
- the LOC135674100 gene encoding dolichol-phosphate mannose synthase subunit 3-like: MKHILKIMALLVAVAGIWISLLETSVVPRSYTWLLPVYLVVSLGCYGLLMVGVGLMLFPTCPQEASLLQKDIIEAKEFLKSRGVDVGAD; encoded by the exons CTGAAGATCATGGCTTTGCTGGTGGCTGTTGCTGGCATTTGGATCAGCTTACTAGAAACATCAGTAGTTCCTCGTAGCTACACTTGGTTG CTGCCAGTTTATCTAGTTGTTTCATTAGGATGCTATGGTCTTCTCATGGTCGGAGTAGGCTTGATGCTGTTTCCAACATGTCCCCAGGAAGCTTCACTACTGCAAAAG GATATCATTGAGGCCAAAGAATTCTTGAAAAGCAGGGGAGTAGATGTTGGTGCTGATTAA